One genomic region from Rosa rugosa chromosome 1, drRosRugo1.1, whole genome shotgun sequence encodes:
- the LOC133726640 gene encoding uncharacterized protein LOC133726640: MRVANPHSFRFLTAVKNRYLFLSCSSVSLSKPRSPTLLPQTLAMASDDLSTLSAAADDEKYGFKRPEMFQSKLAGTVDAYDRHVFLCYKSPEAWPARVEGSESDPLPKLLSSAFKARKNDISIKTKLTVCEGRDGTEFADGDVLIFPDMIKYRGLKESDVDSFVDDVIVNDKAWASGAQEVLTGSHVFVCAHGSRDRRCGVCGPVLIDKFIEEAELRGLKDQVFVSPCSHIGGHKYAGNLIIYSPGADGKITGHWYGYVAPDDVPELLDEHIGKGKIIERLWRGEMGVSAEEAEKANEHKLPNGESEKFKDKKLPIGEGSKKSKENPQENGTQIQNSNENFAGCCQGANGVSCCRDGNFEQNSGIEEKKQKETTEASSGKKDALGCKLTSYMGKWEQSDILAAVAVVGAVATVGVAVYSFYRRSG, translated from the exons ATGCGCGTTGCGAATCCACACTCATTTCGTTTCCTCACAGCCGTAAAGAACCGCTACCTCTTTCTCTCCTGCTCCTCCgtttctctctctaaacctCGCTCACCGACTCTGCTACCCCAAACCCTAGCAATGGCCTCCGACGACCTCTCCACCCTGTCCGCCGCCGCCGATGACGAGAAGTACGGGTTCAAGAGGCCGGAGATGTTCCAGAGCAAGCTCGCCGGCACCGTCGACGCCTACGACCGCCACGTGTTCCTCTGCTACAAGAGCCCCGAGGCCTGGCCCGCTCGCGTTGAAGGCTCCGAGTCCGATCCGCTCCCCAAGCTCCTCTCCTCGGCTTTCAAGGCCCGCAAGAACGATATCTCGATCAAG ACTAAGCTGACGGTGTGTGAAGGGCGCGACGGAACTGAATTCGCTGACGGCGATGTGTTGATTTTCCCGGATATGATCAAATACCG GGGCTTGAAAGAGTCAGATGTTGATAGCTTTGTGGATGATGTTATCGTGAATGATAAAGCATGGGCATCTGGAGCACAGGAGGTCTTGACTGGTTCTCACGTTTTTGTGTGTGCCCATGGTAGTCGAGATCGTAGATGTGGTGTTTGTGGACctgttctcattgataaattCATAGAGGAGGCTGAATTGCGAGGACTGAAGGATCAGGTGTTTGTTAGTCCCTGTTCTCACATTGGGGGCCACAAGTATGCTGGGAACTTGATTATCTACAGCCCTGGTGCAGATGGAAAGATCACTGGTCACTG GTATGGCTATGTTGCTCCTGATGATGTACCGGAATTGCTTGATGAGCATATTGGGAAAGGGAAGATTATAGAACGATTATGGAG AGGCGAAATGGGAGTATCTGCTGAGGAAGCTGAAAAAGCTAATGAACACAAGCTTCCAAATGGAGAAAGTGAAAAATTTAAGGACAAGAAGCTTCCAATTGGAGAAGGTTCTAAGAAAAGCAAGGAAAATCCCCAAGAAAACGGCACTCAGATTCAGAACAGCAATGAGAACTTTGCAGGTTGTTGCCAGGGTGCTAATGGAGTCTCATGCTGCAGAGATGGAAATTTTGAGCAGAACAGTGGAATTGAGGAAAAGAAGCAGAAAGAAACTACAGAAGCTAGCAGTGGCAAGAAGGATGCATTGGGATGCAAACTGACAAGCTACATGGGAAAGTGGGAGCAAAGTGATATCCTTGCAGCTGTCGCTGTGGTGGGAGCAGTGGCAACCGTGGGTGTGGCGGTCTATAGCTTTTACAGAAGGTCAGGGTAA
- the LOC133706902 gene encoding U-box domain-containing protein 6, producing MEELLLQNLVTGDAEAQVRAATQLGNLSSKQRHSLAERGVMLPLISMLHSQDFEAIEAALLALLSLAFGSERNKRWILKSGALPAVLSLLQCGSKGLMELTITALMILSSCKANKLSIASSGAIEQIIEILNRDYANANGMNTNNETITISMQARLDAVATLHNLSTCHHIMPSLVSSGVVFSLLQIIRSCEKPSQLVEKAIALLDDIVSSSKIPLKETAGTCGAIGALVETLEEGSMESKEHAVRILLFICQSCRENYRGLILREGVMPGLLQLKVDGTWRAKTMAEELLLLLRDCSSCGPSNQQSRNEVIEQIMQEIDAEGEEVAGSTALRLLAKLSMMQ from the exons ATGGAGGAACTTCTGCTCCAAAATCTAGTCACCGGAGACGCTGAAGCACAGGTTCGGGCTGCTACTCAACTCGGTAACCTAAGCAGCAAGCAAAGGCACAGTTTGGCTGAGAGAGGTGTTATGCTTCCATTGATATCAATGCTTCATTCCCAAGACTTTGAAGCCATTGAAGCTGCTCTCTTAGCTCTACTTAGTCTTGCCTTTGGTAGTGAAAG GAACAAGAGATGGATTTTGAAATCCGGGGCTTTACCGGCGGTGCTAAGCCTCCTTCAATGTGGAAGCAAAGGGTTGATGGAGCTCACAATAACAGCTTTGATGATTCTCTCATCTTGCAAGGCAAACAAGTTATCAATTGCCTCGTCTGGCGCCATTGAGCAAATCATTGAAATTCTCAATCGAGACTATGCTAATGCTAATGGCATGAACACAAACAATGAGACGATCACTATCAGCATGCAAGCCAGACTTGATGCCGTGGCTACACTCCACAACCTCTCAACTTGCCATCATATTATGCCATCTTTGGTCTCTTCTGGTGTAGTTTTCTCCTTGCTGCAAATAATCCGCAGCTGCGAAAAACCATCCCAACTGGTTGAGAAGGCTATTGCATTACTTGATGACATTGTTTCTTCATCCAAGATTCCGCTCAAGGAAACAGCCGGAACTTGTGGCGCAATTGGGGCATTAGTTGAGACCCTTGAAGAGGGATCAATGGAAAGCAAAGAGCACGCGGTGAGAATCCTGCTGTTCATATGCCAGAGCTGCAGAGAAAACTATAGAGGATTGATTTTGAGGGAAGGAGTAATGCCCGGGTTGCTGCAGTTGAAAGTAGATGGAACATGGAGGGCAAAAACTATGGCAGAGGAATTGCTGTTGCTTTTGAGGGACTGCTCGAGTTGTGGTCCGAGTAATCAACAGTCCAGGAATGAGGTTATAGAGCAGATTATGCAAGAAATTGATGCAGAAGGAGAGGAAGTTGCTGGGAGTACAGCACTGAGGCTGCTTGCGAAGCTCAGCATGATGCAATGA
- the LOC133734405 gene encoding uncharacterized protein LOC133734405, protein MTSHTTDSPPPIKHLGRRRKRKPDPADADPHSEPDPHPPPRLTRDQSLRLPTDPHVRIGMYVALAHAGLAFSLALLYGVTKLLEGYWRPIQWAILCSMPLRELHTALVSFWSDSLNLGLFETLIALPRAAVRAATASLVDSRTAIHRLLKRPCPPRPKKNFSFSKIIQRLITFALFVILYENIGFYTIPAFAIACSVAYVLGYRSIVIDSGVTTTLSALSRRGSRLKLRNSNRVSRYITSLMLKRLKTTVAIGLIMVMIVGTLLGMVFFSYKIGMEGKFAVISMKVHLEHQLEQNYNYAERVGLKKWMDENQIPELIDDYATKFYETVLLNIDSWAADYNVTEIVDSLRHYLTSNDSSPVDISSNGGVGNIDHKQINSNINQPLSEKFHNIQSRVRNREWGVIYRDIDDIFHFRKFMSMIAKEDLAEKAKAYLLQGLDISRRLLTSSTTVLAGGANILLFMAVSLVSGAAGLFNFIFELTVFFWLLYYLITTDSGGVMDHVLGMLPLSRSTRVRCAQVLDHAVSSVLLAAAKVTFFQGCLTYLLFRFYQIHFLYMSTSLALMSAVLQITPAWLLSIPAALQLGMEAKYLDAILLTSIHQILLEYGTAAIQDEIPGQNAYLTGLSILGGIALFPSMLEGAIMGPLLMTVMIAFKNLYVEFVLSSGQ, encoded by the exons ATGACGTCACACACCACCGATTCCCCTCCTCCCATTAAACACCTTGGCCGCCGCCGCAAAAGAAAACCTGACCCCGCCGATGCCGACCCTCACTCCGAACCCGACCCGCACCCGCCGCCGCGCCTCACCCGAGACCAATCGTTGCGGCTGCCGACCGACCCCCACGTCCGGATCGGAATGTACGTGGCCCTGGCCCACGCCGGACTAGCTTTCTCACTCGCGCTCCTCTACGGCGTCACGAAGCTTCTAGAAGGCTACTGGCGCCCAATCCAATGGGCCATTCTCTGTTCTATGCCTCTCCGCGAGCTCCACACTGCTCTGGTTTCGTTCTGGTCTGACTCTCTCAATCTCGGCCTGTTCGAAACCCTCATTGCGCTCCCACGCGCCGCGGTACGCGCCGCCACCGCCTCCCTCGTCGACTCCCGCACCGCCATTCACCGCCTCCTCAAACGCCCCTGCCCGCCTCGCCCGAAAAAGAATTTCAG cttctCAAAAATTATACAACGGCTTATCACGTTTGCCCTATTTGTGATTCTCTATGAGAACATAGGCTTTTACACTATCCCGGCATTTGCAATTGCTTGCTCTGTAGCTTATGTTTTGGGTTACAGAAGCATAGTGATCGATTCTGGTGTGACTACTACACTTTCGGCACTTTCGCGCCGTGGAAGTAGGTTGAAACTGAGGAATAGTAACAGGGTTAGCAGGTACATTACTAGTTTGATGCTCAAAAGGTTGAAGACGACGGTTGCGATTGGCTTGATCATGGTTATGATAGTGGGGACTTTGTTAGGGATGGTTTTCTTTTCGTATAAGATTGGAATGGAAGGGAAGTTTGCTGTGATTTCGATGAAAGTTCATTTGGAACACCAATTGGAGCAGAATTACAACTATGCGGAGAGAGTTGGGTTGAAGAAATGGATGGATGagaatcaaattcctgagttgATTGATGATTATGCTACGAAGTTTTATGAGACAGTGTTGCTGAATATCGATTCTTGGGCAGCTGATTACAATGTGACTGAGATTGTGGACAGTCTGAGGCATTATTTGACTAGTAATGATTCTTCTCCAGTCGACATTTCGAGTAATGGTGGTGTTGGCAATATTGATCATAAGCAGATCAACAGCAATATCAATCAGCCCTTGTCCGAGAAGTTTCATAACATTCAATCGAGGGTGAGGAACAGAGAATGGGGAGTGATCTATAGGGATATTgatgatatttttcattttaggaaattcATGTCTATGATTGCTAAGGAAGACTTGGCAGAGAAAGCGAAAGCATATTTGTTACAGGGATTGGACATTTCGAGAAGGTTACTTACTAGTAGTACTACGGTTTTGGCCGGAGGTGCAAATATTTTGCTGTTCATGGCAGTCTCACTTGTTTCAGGTGCTGCTGGATTGTTCAATTTCATCTTCGAATTGACAGTGTTCTTCTGGCTTTTGTATTACCTAATCACCACGGACTCAGGAGGTGTTATGGATCATGTTTTGGGGATGCTGCCACTTTCAAGATCGACAAGGGTTAGATGTGCCCAAGTGCTTGATCATGCTGTCAGCAGTGTGCTGTTGGCTGCTGCTAAGGTCACATTCTTTCAAGGATGCCTCACATATCTCTTGTTCAGATTCTACCAGATTCATTTCCTGTACATGTCTACATCCCTTGCCCTGATGAGTGCCGTTTTGCAAATTACACCGGCTTGGCTTTTGTCAATCCCGGCAGCGCTGCAACTGGGCATGGAAGCGAAATATCTAGACGCCATTTTGTTGACATCAATCCATCAAATACTGCTGGAATATGGAACTGCTGCTATCCAAGATGAGATTCCAGGACAGAATGCCTACCTCACCGGGCTTAGCATACTTGGTGGCATTGCTCTTTTCCCATCCATGTTAGAA ggAGCAATTATGGGGCCTTTGCTGATGACAGTCATGATTGCCTTCAAAAATCTGTACGTAGAATTCGTTCTTTCTTCCGGACAGTAG
- the LOC133706912 gene encoding LOW QUALITY PROTEIN: putative pentatricopeptide repeat-containing protein At3g01580 (The sequence of the model RefSeq protein was modified relative to this genomic sequence to represent the inferred CDS: inserted 1 base in 1 codon; substituted 1 base at 1 genomic stop codon) → MKRREALVNLFQACNARKPLAQLHSQTLKSGLANDTFFATKLIALYSKQDLLGHARKVFDETPQRSVHLWNATLRSYCREKQWEETLFLFQKMLLSDRMPDNFTISIALKACAGLRVLGYGRIVHGFVKRNEKVAVDVFVGSALIEFYSKCGKMGEAVKVFDDFSQPDVFLWTNMVTGYEQNGNAVEALEFLSRMVTVGRVKPERVTLVSAVSACAQLSSFRLGSCVHGVAIRNGFDSDLCLVNSLLNLYAKTGSIRTATSLFWKMPEKDVISWSSMIACYTHNGDVLEALDLFREMIDRGVEPNSVTVSNALQACAVACNLDEGKKIHELATRKGFELDVTVATALIDMYMKCSQPQEAVDLFRRMPKKDVVSWVALLSGYAQNGMAYKSMGIFRNMLLDETQPDAVAIVKILAACAELGNLQQALCLHAYLIKTAFKDNIFVGASLIELYSKCGSIDNAVRLFEGMAYKDVVIWSAMIAGYGIHGQGGEALKAFDHMVKHAAVTPNDVTFTSVLSACSHSGLVEEGLGIFNMMLHQYQLKPRPEHYGILVDLLGRTGELDKAMEIVERMPNPAAPHVWGALLGACRIHNNIELGEVVAKRLLELEPDHAGYYILLSNIYAMDDKWENVFNLRTSIREKGLKKIFGQSVVEAGSEIHSFVARDRFHPEFDXIYGLLRKXEVKMRQEIRGENVTISQFSLFCTEKY, encoded by the exons ATGAAAAGGCGGGAAGCTCTAGTTAATCTATTTCAAGCATGTAACGCTAGGAAACCATTAGCACAGTTACACTCTCAAACCCTCAAATCTGGGCTCGCAAATGACACCTTCTTCGCCACAAAGCTCATTGCTCTGTATTCGAAACAGGACTTACTCGGGCACGCCCGTAAGGTGTTCGACGAAACGCCTCAAAGAAGTGTCCATCTGTGGAACGCTACACTCCGGAGCTATTGTAGAGAGAAGCAATGGGAAGAGACATTGTTTTTGTTTCAAAAGATGTTATTATCGGATCGAATGCCGGATAATTTCACTATATCTATTGCTCTCAAGGCTTGTGCCGGGTTAAGGGTACTTGGGTATGGGAGAATAGTGCACGGGTTTGTGAAGAGGAATGAGAAGGTTGCGGTGGATGTGTTTGTGGGTTCGGCGTTGATTGAGTTTTATTCCAAGTGTGGGAAGATGGGCGAGGCGGTGAAAGTGTTCGACGACTTTTCTCAACCCGATGTGTTTCTGTGGActaatatggttactggatatgagcAGAATGGTAATGCTGTGGAAGCATTGGAGTTTCTGTCCAGAATGGTGACGGTTGGGCGGGTTAAACCTGAGCGAGTGACGCTTGTTAGTGCTGTTTCTGCTTGTGCTCAGCTCTCGAGTTTTAGACTTGGAAGTTGTGTTCATGGTGTTGCTATTAGGAATGGGTTCGATTCTgatttgtgtttggtaaattcaTTGCTGAATCTATATGCAAAGACAGGTTCTATCAGAACTGCCACTAGCTTGTTTTGGAAGATGCCAGAAAAAGATGTTATTTCTTGGAGCTCCATGATTGCTTGTTACACTCATAATGGGGATGTACTCGAAGCGTTGGATCTTTTCAGAGAAATGATTGATAGGGGAGTTGAGCCTAATTCAGTAACTGTGAGCAATGCATTACAAGCGTGTGCAGTGGCCTGTAACTTAGACGAGGGTAAGAAAATCCATGAACTTGCCACTAGGAAAGGTTTTGAGTTAGATGTTACAGTAGCAACAGCCCTGATTGACATGTACATGAAGTGCTCTCAACCTCAAGAAGCAGTTGATCTCTTCAGAAGAATGCCGAAGAAAGATGTGGTTTCTTGGGTTGCTTTGTTAAGTGGGTATGCTCAAAATGGGATGGCATACAAATCGATGGGGATCTTTCGTAACATGCTATTAGATGAAACTCAACCTGATGCTGTCGCTATTGTTAAGATTCTTGCAGCGTGTGCAGAATTAGGGAACCTTCAACAAGCTCTTTGCCTCCATGCTTATTTGATTAAAACTGCTTTCAAGGATAATATCTTCGTTGGAGCTTCACTCATAGAGTTGTACTCAAAATGTGGTAGCATAGACAATGCAGTCCGATTATTTGAAGGGATGGCGTACAAGGATGTTGTTATCTGGAGTGCAATGATTGCAGGTTACGGAATCCATGGACAAGGAGGAGAAGCTTTGAAAGCATTTGATCATATGGTTAAGCACGCAGCTGTTACGCCTAATGATGTAACATTTACCTCTGTTTTATCTGCGTGTAGCCATTCAGGTTTGGTTGAAGAAGGTTTGGGGATATTCAATATGATGTTGCATCAATACCAACTGAAGCCCAGACCCGAGCATTACGGAATACTGGTTGATCTTCTTGGCCGAACAGGAGAGTTGGACAAGGCCATGGAAATTGTTGAGCGAATGCCAAACCCAGCTGCACCCCATGTTTGGGGAGCCTTGCTTGGTGCATGTCGGATTCATAACAATATCGAGCTGGGAGAGGTTGTAGCAAAAAGACTTTTGGAGTTAGAACCGGATCATGCAGGTTATTACATACTGCTGTCAAATATATATGCCATGGATGATAAATGGGAAAATGTATTTAATCTTAGAACTTCCATAAGGGAGAAGGGGTTAAAGAAGATCTTTGGACAGAGTGTGGTTGAGGCAGGGAGTGAGATCCATAGTTTTGTTGCCAGAGATAGATTTCATCCTGAATTTG CGATCTATGGATTGCTGAGGAAATAAGAGGTGAAAATGAGACAGGAAATTAGAGGTGAAAATGTAACCATATCTCAGTTTTCTTTGTTCTGTACAGAAAAATATTGA
- the LOC133726643 gene encoding ribosomal RNA-processing protein 8 produces MESSKKRKGAKRRHHTASNEKPKAERVNENKEEQNPKASKRRKSQGPVSNSSSSFLDKMKAKLSGGHFRMLNEKLYTCTGEEALEYFNDDPTLFDTYHAGYQEQMSHWPELPVNIIIKWLKDHSPSLVVADFGCGDARLAKSVKNKVFSFDLISNDPSVISCDMANTPLCSSSVDVAVFCLSLMGTNFPSYLNEAHRILKPRGWLLIAEVKSRFDSNTGGADPKKFTKAVCDLGFTSVAKDFSNKMFILFYFKKKEEQISKKKDIDWPELKPCLYKRR; encoded by the exons ATGGAATCAAGCAAAAAGCGAAAAGGGGCGAAGAGACGTCACCACACAGCTTCAAATGAAAAACCCAAAGCTGAAAGAGTCaatgaaaacaaagaagaacaaaaccCAAAAGCTTCTAAGCGCAGAAAATCTCAGGGACCGGTCTCCAACTCCTCCTCCAGTTTTCTCGATAAG ATGAAAGCTAAGCTGTCAGGAGGGCACTTCAGAATGCTTAATGAGAAGCTCTACACTTGCAC TGGGGAAGAGGCGCTTGAGTATTTCAATGACGACCCAACATTGTTTGATACA TACCATGCAGGATATCAAGAGCAAATGTCACATTGGCCTGAGCTGCCGGTGAATATAATCATAAAATGGCTAAAAGATCACAGCCCGTCTCTAGTTGTGGCTGATTTTGGATGTG GGGATGCACGCCTTGCAAAAAGTGTGAAGAACAAAGTTTTCTCCTTTGATCTCATCTCAAATGATCCTTCAGTAATTTCTTGTGATATGGCAAAT ACTCCCCTTTGCTCTTCATCAGTAGATGTTGCTGTATTCTGCCTGTCATTGATGGGGACTAATTTCCCAAGTTACCTTAACGAAGCACACAGAATTCTTAAGCCACG TGGCTGGCTTTTGATAGCAGAAGTGAAGAGCAGATTTGATTCCAATACTGGAGGAGCAGACCCCAAGAAGTTCACAAAAGCAGTTTGTGATTTAGGATTTACCTCTGTGGCGAAG GATTTCTCAAATAAGATGTTTATATTGTTTTACTTCAAGAAAAAG GAGGAGCAAATTTCGAAGAAAAAGGATATTGATTGGCCTGAGTTGAAACCTTGTCTGTATAAGCGCCGCTGA
- the LOC133726641 gene encoding serine/threonine-protein kinase STY13-like — protein sequence MGSGNGVYAVGSFDLDAKWLIDPKHLFVGPRIGEGAHAKVYEGKYKNQNVAVKIVNRGETPEEIARREARFAREVAMLSRVQHKNLVKFIGACKEPVMVIVTELLLGGTLRKYLFSMRPRCLDMPVAVGFALDIARAMECLHSHGIIHRDLKPENLILTADHKTVKLADFGLAREESLTEMMTAETGTYRWMAPELYSTVTLRHGEKKHYNHKVDAYSFAIVLWELIHNKLPFEGMSNLQAAYAAAFKNVRPSAEDLPEDLALIVTSCWKEDPNDRPNFSQIIQMLMHYLSTISPSKPAIPQRIFRSDNAVLPPESPGTSSLMATHNESGETPKADMEEKPKGFFFCFNMCC from the exons ATGGGATCTGGTAATGGGGTTTATGCAGTTGGGAGTTTTGATTTGGATGCCAAGTGGCTCATCGATCCAAAGCATCTTTTTGTTGGGCCCAGAATTGGGGAGGGTGCTCATGCCAAAGTCTATGAAGGAAA ATATAAGAATCAAAATGTTGCTGTGAAAATTGTCAATAGAGGAGAGACCCCAGAAGAGATTGCCAGGAGAGAAGCACGGTTTGCAAGGGAGGTGGCTATGTTGTCCAGAGTGCAGCACAAAAATTTAGTGAAG TTCATTGGTGCCTGCAAAGAACCTGTCATGGTCATAGTGACTGAGCTTCTTCTTGGGGGAACTTTGCGCAAATACTTGTTCAGTATGCGGCCAAGGTGCTTGGACATGCCTGTGGCAGTTGGGTTTGCACTTGATATTGCTCGTGCCATGGAATGCTTACACTCTCATGGAATCATTCACCGGGACCTGAAACCTG AGAACTTGATTTTGACTGCAGACCATAAAACAGTTAAACTTGCGGATTTTGGCTTAGCAAGAGAAGAGTCATTAACAGAAATGATGACTGCTGAAACTGGGACATACCGGTGGATGGCTCCTGAG CTTTATAGCACAGTTACATTAAGACATGGAGAGAAGAAGCATTACAATCATAAGGTGGATGCTTATAGCTTTGCAATTGTATTGTGGGAACTCATTCATAACAAGCTGCCCTTTGAAGGCATGTCAAATCTGCAAGCAGCATATGCAGCTGCTTTTAAG AATGTGAGGCCAAGTGCTGAAGACCTGCCAGAGGATTTAGCTTTGATAGTAACCTCATGTTGGAAAGAGGATCCAAATGATCGGCCCAACTTTAGCCAAATTATACAGATGCTTATGCATTATCTCTCTACTATTTCACCTTCAAAACCCGCAATCCCCCAACGGATATTCAGATCTGATAATGCTGTACTGCCACCGGAGTCTCCCGGTACTAGTTCTTTGATGGCTACACACAATGAATCGGGCGAAACCCCTAAAGCAGACATGGAAGAGAAGCCCAAAGGTTTTTTCTTCTGCTTTAACATGTGTTGTTGA